The Peribacillus simplex genome contains the following window.
TCAAAACTTTTGCTTCTCGGAAAGTGATATCGACTATTTAAAAACGGACCTGCACTATGATGAAGAATTTTTGGATTATTTACAGAACATCCGTTTCACGGGAGCGATCCGCTGCATGAAAGAAGGAGAGCTCGTCTTCGGCAATGAACCGATTTTACGGGTTGAGGCACCGCTTGCTGAGGCACAACTCATAGAAACGGCGTTGCTAAACATTGTGAACTATCACACACTCGTGGCAACAAAGGCCTCGCGCATAAAACAAGTTATTGGAGATGAATCTGCCCTTGAATTCGGTTCAAGACGGGCACAAGAAATGGATGCTGCAATTTGGGGAGCGAGAGCGGCCTATATTGCTGGCTTTGATTCCACTAGTAATGTACGGGCTGGAAAGCTGTTCGGGATTCCGGTTTCAGGAACGCATGCCCATTCCATGATCCAGGCTTATAAAGATGAATATACGGCTTTTCATAAATACGCTGTTTCCCATAAAGACTGTGTATTCTTGGTTGATACCTATGATACATTGCGTTCTGGCATCCCCAATGCAATCCGTGTTGCCAAGGAACTGGGCGATAAAATCAATTTCATAGGCGTCCGTCTTGACAGCGGTGATTTAGCTTACTTATCAAAAGAAGCACGACGTATGCTTGATGCTGCAGGGTTTCATGATGCGAAGATTGTCGCTTCCAATGACTTGGATGAATATACGATCATCAACCTGAAACAACAAGGAGCAAGAATTGACATTTGGGGCATCGGAACCAAATTGATTACGGCTTATGACCAGCCAGCGCTTGGTGCTGTTTATAAAATGGTTTCAATAGAGGGCGAAGATGGGAATATGAGAGATACCATCAAAATTTCTTCTAACCCTGAAAAGGTTACGACACCTGGCTTAAAACGAGTATATCGAATCATCAATAAAGTGAACAACCATGCTGAAGGTGACTATTTGGCCATGGAATATGAAAAGCCTCAGGAACAGGAAAAATTAAAAATGTTTCATCCTGTCCATACCTTCCTGAGTAAATTTGTCACGGATTTCGATGCCGTTGATCTGCATGTGGATATTTTCAAGGAAGGCAGCTTGATTTATGAATTACCAACCATTGATGAAATCAAGGCCTTCACGAAAAAAAATCTCCAAGTATTATGGCCTGAGTACCTTCGTGCACTTAATCCTGAAGAATACCCGGTAGATCTAAGCCAGGATTGTTGGGATAATAAAATGAGGAATATAGATGAAATTAAAGCAAATGTAGAGAGAATGCTAACGAAATGACCAATCTATTTTATCAGAAAGCGAGGTTTTCCAATGCGTCCATTACAAAGAGAAATCGTAAAAAAATTACTTGTCCAACCAACGATCGATCCTGAAGTCGAATTCAGGAAAAGTGTTGATCTATTAAAAGGGTATTTGAAGAAAAATACGTTTCTGAAAAGTTTTGTACTTGGAATATCTGGAGGTCAAGATTCAACACTGGCGGGGTATATTGCCCAAACCGCTGTCAATGAATTGAATGAAGAAAAAAATGGCAGCGATTATAAGTTTGTTGCTGTTAGCTTGCCATATGGAGTACAGGCTGATGAAGATGACAGGCAGTTGGCTTTAACATTCATCAAGCCAAGCCAAACTGTTACAGTCAACATCAAGGGAGCGGTGGATGCATCAGTAAAGGCTGTGGAAGAAGCCGTTTCTGAAAAACTATCGCATTTCTTAAGGGGAAATGTCAAAGCGCGTGAGCGGATGAAGGTACAATATGATTTAGCCGGACTTTACAAAGGTGTCGTGCTTGGTACGGACC
Protein-coding sequences here:
- a CDS encoding nicotinate phosphoribosyltransferase, with translation MEKKYNDDSYALHTDLYQINMAQTYWQDKTHNRKAVFEIFFRKLPFNSGYAIFAGLEKIVHYLQNFCFSESDIDYLKTDLHYDEEFLDYLQNIRFTGAIRCMKEGELVFGNEPILRVEAPLAEAQLIETALLNIVNYHTLVATKASRIKQVIGDESALEFGSRRAQEMDAAIWGARAAYIAGFDSTSNVRAGKLFGIPVSGTHAHSMIQAYKDEYTAFHKYAVSHKDCVFLVDTYDTLRSGIPNAIRVAKELGDKINFIGVRLDSGDLAYLSKEARRMLDAAGFHDAKIVASNDLDEYTIINLKQQGARIDIWGIGTKLITAYDQPALGAVYKMVSIEGEDGNMRDTIKISSNPEKVTTPGLKRVYRIINKVNNHAEGDYLAMEYEKPQEQEKLKMFHPVHTFLSKFVTDFDAVDLHVDIFKEGSLIYELPTIDEIKAFTKKNLQVLWPEYLRALNPEEYPVDLSQDCWDNKMRNIDEIKANVERMLTK
- the nadE gene encoding ammonia-dependent NAD(+) synthetase: MRPLQREIVKKLLVQPTIDPEVEFRKSVDLLKGYLKKNTFLKSFVLGISGGQDSTLAGYIAQTAVNELNEEKNGSDYKFVAVSLPYGVQADEDDRQLALTFIKPSQTVTVNIKGAVDASVKAVEEAVSEKLSHFLRGNVKARERMKVQYDLAGLYKGVVLGTDHAAEAITGFFTKHGDGAADIIPLYRLNKRQGKEILKFVGAPERLYTKVPTADLEDDKPLIPDEVALGVSYDEIDDYLEGKEIRTEAAEIIEGWYTKTEHKRNEAINVYDTWWK